One genomic region from Thalassotalea sp. PS06 encodes:
- a CDS encoding porin: MMSPQVQSSIKFISCSLAAFAITSMPCAAEEEKSAFESAWDVADIWENEEGDYFKLSGRLHQDAAWFDADQGEYEDLLWRRFRFGFKSSFYGATISLEGDFDLNESLSDSYNRLTDANIAWTFDNGATLKLLKQSAGFTLDGKTSSKKLLTPQRNNLTNNLWFTAEYFTGISITNDFAEDWTYYAGVFSSDPEEEIGFTEAAYFTLLALGREFSANDWFDEGVVRLDYVYNKEDEDAGTRDFGHVTSLSGQFQKGQWGLRTDLAYGSGYFDQADLFGVVLMPYYDQNEIVQYVMRYTYLNSDGDNGVRLGRYENRIVGDRGDQYHELFAGVNFFLNEHKFKIHLGAQYASMDDDANDGGEYDGWGVTGALRVYW, from the coding sequence ATGATGTCCCCCCAAGTCCAATCAAGTATTAAATTTATTTCCTGCTCCCTTGCTGCATTCGCCATAACTTCCATGCCTTGTGCGGCGGAAGAAGAGAAAAGTGCATTTGAATCGGCATGGGATGTCGCCGATATCTGGGAAAATGAAGAGGGAGATTACTTTAAATTGTCCGGACGATTACACCAGGATGCCGCCTGGTTTGATGCCGATCAAGGTGAGTATGAAGATTTACTATGGCGCCGTTTTCGGTTTGGATTTAAGAGTTCATTCTACGGCGCTACCATATCACTCGAAGGAGATTTTGATCTCAATGAGTCACTGTCCGATAGTTACAATCGACTGACTGATGCCAACATAGCCTGGACCTTCGACAACGGTGCGACGTTAAAATTATTGAAGCAGTCAGCGGGTTTTACCCTGGACGGCAAAACGTCCTCAAAAAAGCTCCTGACCCCGCAACGTAACAATCTCACCAATAACCTTTGGTTTACTGCCGAGTATTTTACCGGTATCAGCATTACTAATGATTTCGCTGAGGACTGGACTTATTACGCCGGGGTGTTTTCCAGCGACCCGGAAGAAGAAATTGGGTTTACCGAAGCCGCTTACTTTACGCTTTTGGCGCTTGGTAGGGAGTTTTCTGCTAATGACTGGTTTGATGAAGGCGTGGTTCGCCTTGACTATGTCTACAACAAAGAAGATGAGGATGCAGGCACCCGTGATTTTGGCCATGTGACCAGTTTATCGGGACAGTTTCAGAAGGGCCAATGGGGGTTAAGAACCGATTTGGCCTATGGTAGCGGTTACTTTGATCAAGCCGATTTATTCGGTGTGGTTTTAATGCCTTACTATGATCAAAATGAAATCGTGCAATATGTGATGCGTTACACCTATCTCAATAGCGATGGTGATAATGGTGTGCGTCTGGGACGCTATGAAAATCGTATTGTTGGCGATCGCGGTGACCAATATCATGAATTATTTGCCGGCGTTAACTTCTTTTTAAATGAGCATAAATTCAAAATACACCTGGGTGCCCAATACGCGAGCATGGACGATGATGCCAATGATGGTGGTGAATACGATGGCTGGGGTGTTACCGGGGCGTTGAGGGTGTATTGGTAA
- a CDS encoding TlpA disulfide reductase family protein — MSKTFSMLLFSAVLLCGIGLYSILGQAQDEPVTSTNIAEQQLAQMLEKYKGDVIYLDFWASWCVPCRKSFPWMNAMQEKYQDQGFRVITINLDVDKAFAKDFLKDHPAEFPIIYDPSGKLGEQYQLKGMPSSFVIGRDGSVVENQVGFFEDKVDEYEQKIVEILSLEATN, encoded by the coding sequence ATGTCTAAGACGTTTTCGATGCTGTTGTTTAGCGCCGTGCTGCTATGCGGAATTGGTCTGTATAGTATTCTGGGACAAGCCCAGGATGAACCCGTCACCTCAACAAATATCGCTGAACAGCAACTAGCGCAGATGCTGGAAAAATATAAAGGTGATGTCATTTATCTGGATTTCTGGGCCTCCTGGTGTGTACCTTGCCGAAAATCCTTCCCCTGGATGAATGCGATGCAGGAAAAATATCAGGATCAGGGGTTTCGTGTTATCACTATAAATCTGGATGTTGATAAAGCTTTTGCCAAAGACTTTTTAAAAGATCATCCCGCAGAATTCCCGATTATTTATGATCCTTCCGGTAAACTGGGTGAGCAATATCAGTTAAAAGGCATGCCAAGTAGCTTTGTGATTGGTCGTGACGGCTCGGTTGTTGAAAATCAGGTTGGCTTTTTTGAAGATAAAGTTGATGAGTACGAGCAAAAAATCGTCGAAATCCTGTCTCTTGAAGCAACAAATTGA
- a CDS encoding isopenicillin N synthase family dioxygenase: MMMQVVDYQHPDAAEQFVASLRETGFGVLKNHPIQQQLVESIYSNWQEFFDSEEKHQFAFDPQKQDGYFSPQISETAKGHKEKDIKEYFHVYPWGRIPAQLKEEILDYYQKASSLAEELLDWVEQHSPEDVSKLYHEPLSNMIKDTPNTLLRVLHYPPLQGDEEPGAIRAAAHEDINLLTILPAANEPGLQVQLQSGAWMDVPSDFGNLIINIGDMLQEASGGYFPSTSHRVINPEGTDMRKSRISLPLFLHPRSEVVLSERHTQASYLLERLRELGVKD; the protein is encoded by the coding sequence ATTATGATGCAGGTAGTTGACTATCAACACCCCGATGCGGCAGAGCAGTTTGTCGCTTCATTACGCGAAACAGGTTTTGGCGTTTTGAAAAATCATCCGATTCAACAACAACTGGTAGAATCCATTTACAGCAACTGGCAGGAATTTTTTGATTCCGAAGAAAAACATCAATTTGCTTTCGATCCGCAAAAGCAGGATGGCTATTTCAGCCCGCAAATCTCCGAGACAGCAAAAGGCCACAAAGAAAAAGATATTAAAGAATACTTTCACGTTTACCCATGGGGTCGCATTCCAGCGCAACTGAAAGAAGAAATTCTCGATTATTATCAAAAAGCCTCATCTTTGGCTGAAGAACTTTTAGACTGGGTTGAGCAACACAGTCCAGAAGACGTGTCTAAGCTTTATCATGAGCCGTTATCAAACATGATCAAGGACACCCCAAATACCTTATTGCGAGTACTACATTACCCGCCGTTACAAGGTGATGAAGAGCCAGGTGCGATTCGCGCCGCGGCCCACGAGGACATTAACCTGTTAACCATATTGCCCGCAGCCAATGAACCGGGATTACAGGTGCAATTACAATCTGGTGCATGGATGGACGTACCGTCAGATTTCGGTAACCTGATCATTAATATCGGTGACATGCTGCAAGAGGCCAGTGGTGGCTATTTCCCATCAACCAGCCACCGGGTTATTAACCCAGAAGGTACGGATATGAGAAAATCACGGATATCCCTACCGTTGTTCCTGCACCCAAGATCCGAAGTCGTACTATCCGAACGCCACACCCAGGCATCTTACCTGCTTGAACGCCTACGCGAGCTCGGCGTTAAAGACTAA